The window ATCTAGGTGGCAGTTGAATGAACATAGAAACCATTGTGGAGGGGGTTTATTGAATGAGGGGTTTAATCCCCATTCAACCGTGGTACGgcttttgttatgttttttttttttttttttcaatttattataTAAGcttattttttctttctttttttttctcattttattgtaaacacttttttttttgtttttctttctcaacaaaaagtaatatttaatatttttttttacaataaactatatatatatatatatatatatatatatatatcatactttattttattttatattcaataatttaatttattaagttacttcatattttttattctaaacaataaaaaaaatatataaatcttaaaaacattttaaaaaaataacatcTTATTTATTATAATACAACATAGTAATATTACATATTAATAAAACGTTCCCAAATATGCTCCATTAAATCATGTCGAAGAGCATGATGTACGGCATTATCGCGTAGTTCAGAGTTTCTTTGAATTTGATATTGAACTTCTTCGACAGGTCCTCGATTCACACGTATAGGAGGATCAACATCATCTGACCAATTACTAATTGCATTTCCTTCATTTTCTACGATCATATTATGTAATATAATGCATGTATACATTATATCCTTTATGTTTTTAAGTTGCCACGATCTTGCTGGACCTCGTACAATTGCCCAACGAGATTGCAGAACACCAAATGCTCTCTCCACATCCTTTCTTGCAGCCTCTTGCATTTCTTTAAACTTGATCCTTTTTGGGTCGGCCGGATGTGGAAAACTTTTAACCATTGTAGCCCATTCAGGATATATACCATCTGCAAGATAATATCATTTTGTGTATGTTCTTCCATTAACAGTAAAATTGCATTCAGGAGCATAACCTTGTAATACATCATTGAATAACGGTGACTGGTTAAGTACATTAATGTCATTGTTAGACCCGGCAACCCCGAAATATGCATGCCATATCCAAAGGTCTTGTGATGCAACTGCTTCCAACATACTTGTTGGACAACCTTGATCACCTCGAGTATATTGACCTTGCCATGCAACCGGGCAATTTTTCCAAGGCCAATGCATGCAATCAATACTTCCAAGCATACCAGGAAACCCGTGCTTTTCTGAATGTGTTTGTAGTAAATTTTGGATGTCATTAGCATTTGGTTTTCTCAAATAATGGCTTGAATAAACCTCAATCACGCATCGACAAAAGTTTTGTAGACATTCGATTGAAGTTGATTCACCAATTCGTATGTATTCATCAAAGAGGTCACCAGTTGTGCCATATGCCAACTGGCGTATGGCAGCAGTGCATTTTTGTAAAGGGGAAAGACCATTGTTTCCTAAAGCATCTTTTCTTTGTTGAAAATAAATAGAATGGTTAGAGATACCGTTAACTATTTGAACAAATAGTTCTCGCCTCATTCGAAATCTTCGTCTAAACGTTTGAGGTGGGAAAACAGGATGCTCATCGAAATAGTCTTTCCAAAGACGTTTATGCCCTTCTTCACGATTTCTATCTATATATCTTCGACTTTGCCCAGGACGTCTTGAACTTTCAGCATCTGACTGTTCTGCTTCCAAACATTTtagctccttatatagttgaaatGTAGAATTACTTGTGAGATGGTTGATTATGAATTCAGAAGCAGAATCGTCTAAGGATGATGATGACATCGTATAAGAAAGATATAAGAAATAGTTTGAATTGGTAGGTATGAAATAATAAAAACGTTGTATTCTTTTATAGCAAAAATATAGAGTCAAATGAAATTCAAATTAAAGTAAAATGAAATCCAAATTATATTCGAATGAAATTGAAATTAAAgtaaaatgaaattgaaattaaagtgaaatgaaatccaaattaaagttaaatgaaattaaaattggagtcaaatgaaattgaaattaaaGTGGAATGAAATCCAAATTAAAGTTAAATAAAATTGAAATTGGagtcaaatgaaattgaaagtaAAATGGAATGAAATCCAAATTAAAGGCAAATGCATACAAGATGTTCAACCCTATAAATAAAGACGAACATATTATATTCTCATTCACACCTACCAACCATCTGATACACCAATCATGAATCCGAATTACTATACACATTTGTTATCTTCTTATGATCCCGAAAATCCAAACAATCATCCACAACATCCATACCCAAATCCAAACAATCATATACAATATCCATATCCAAGTCCAAACAATTATCCACAATATCCATACCCAAATCCAAATAATCATTCACAACATTCATACCAAAATGCATACCCAGATTCTACCAGCCCGGATCCTCCCCATATTCCAGAAAATGAGCCAACACCAACAGAAACTCCTACCAGCAAacgacaaaaaaaataaaaaaaacctacTGGAGCAAAGAAGAAGAAATGTTGTTGGCAAAAGCTTGGCTACAAATTTCAGAAGATAGCATTACCGGAAGTCAACAACGTGATAAAGAGTTCTAGAGACGAATTACTGCATACTATGAAAAAAGCAACACGTCGAACGTTGCAAGAACTCAAGCCAACCTCAAAACGCATTGGCATTACATGAACCCATTTGCAGTTGCATTTAATCAAATGTATATAGTGTTGAAAAGTCAACACCTGAGTGGATGGTCTAAGGATGATCTCAAACGTGCAACTTTTGAGCATTATCATGCTAGAAAGGGTGCCGATTTTAGGCACGAACATATTTGGAATATCGTTAAAAATGAACAGAAATAGAAAGGTTCAAGCACTGCATCTGGGGCATCTATGTCTTCATCAAATACAGAATCTTTCATTAACCTGGATAATGATGAAGTTACAACTCGTCCAATTGGTAGGAATGCAGCAAAAAAAGCAGCAAAAGGGAAAGCTACCAATTCCACTTCGTCATCTGGTAATAGGCTTGATGAAATACTTGAAAAACATatagaagaaaataaaaagaCTTTTGAACGCTATCAAAACTCTTTGGATATGAAGAATGCATTGAAAGAAAGAAAGATGAAGATTAAAGAAGAAAAGGTAAAGAATGATGAAATTTCAATCATTTTCATGGATCCCAGTACCATGTCGGAAGATGGACGTGAAATTTGGAGAAATCGTTGTGACGAGATTAAGATAAAATACAATATGAAGTAAAATTTGTATTTTAGATATTGTACTTTTTATTTAGTATATTATTTGTAACTTTTAATTTCTAAATTGTAatctttaattaatatttagtAATTGTAACTTTGAATTTCTAATTAATGTAATATTctagttttatttattaatattatttataaaaaaaattaaaatgattaTGTGGAAATCCATTGAACTCTTAAGAGTTTAATGGAGTGTAGAGTTTAATAGGTTAAATGGTATAGTTAGTGGAATGCTGATGTGACAATCCATTGAACTCTTAagagttcaatgcattggagATGGCCTTATAGTCCAAATGAgttataacaaataaataaataaaaagaaatgaaaatgacAACTTGAGGTTTGGtggattttttaaatttttttataattgaaatattacaaccaatTCAACCAAGCATTTGGTTGCCAATGAGGATGATCTTATGTCATTTTTAAGAAGACCTCTTACATTTTTCTTATACATTTTTGAAATgattaaattaatcaaaatatTTGACTTGAATgacaaaattaaatttttttgaacAACAAGAACTTTATTAATGAGAAGCTAGTGAGACGCTGGTATTACATAATTTTGTTAAATTCTTTTTTCGGGTAGTCACACGAGTTACACCAGTTAATCGTAGCACCCATTTAGCTCTACATTTGATACAGTTGAACACGTTGATAATCTCTCTTGCTCCTTACCTTGGTTCCTAAGATACTCTCATTCCGGTGATTCCATATGACCCACGTGAAAGCCTAGAGGATAGTCATGATGTCCGAGCACGCTTTGTGGTTAATGTTTGAGTTGTTTGGAGCCTCAAACATAACACATGCGACATGTTAGCAATGGGGAAATCAGCCCATCAATTGTTAAGAATGGATCGTACTTCTTTAGAGGTTGAACATTCATTGAATAAGTGCATTTCAGTTTCCAGTTTACTGTACACATCGGGCATGTAGTGGTGTTAATCGCAATGTCAATGTGTTCCAGATTAGTGCGTGTCAATAGTTTGCCTAATCTAATCCTCCTTGCAAGTAGATTCGCATATAGTGGTGTTAATCGCAATGCCAATATTTTTAGTGTGAGTCTCTGCCTAATCTAATTCCAAATTAGAGTATGTCAGTAGTCTCCCTAATTTAAATGTTCAAATTATTAAAAAGGTATAAATGTGTTTTATGACGTGCAATgtcaactttaaaaaaaaaaaaattacttttttagttttgttatataatttattttaatttctcAACCGTATTACATGGTTTATAACTTTTTAAGAGAAATAAAAGAGTATTTTTTATATATCCCTATAATTAGAACATTATAAACGATCCCTAATCTATCTATTGTGATTGAGAGCACAATAACCTCAATCACAATAACAATAACAAATTATATATGAGTAGCTAACTTTTTAGGCAAAAAgtcttttttttcaaaaagtcaGGAAGACCAATAAGGAGTTTCAAATGAACTCCAGACCCTAAGTATTCTACACATTGAGTCAATCCTTGTCAAGATTCTGTTAAAATTGGTCATGCATTATGCCTACAGTTCAATAAAAGACTCATTATGTCATTAGTCTAAAcattaagaatatatatatatatatatatatatatatatatatatatatatatatatatatatatatatatatatatatatatatatatatatatatatatatatatatatatatatatatatatatatatatataacgtaaaCATACAAATACACTTTTACATAAATGGCCCTAACTGCAACATATGATTATTACAACAGGAAGGCCTAAACCATTTAATCACACGTTTTTCACTTTCCA of the Lactuca sativa cultivar Salinas chromosome 6, Lsat_Salinas_v11, whole genome shotgun sequence genome contains:
- the LOC111919209 gene encoding uncharacterized protein LOC111919209 isoform X2 — translated: MSSSSLDDSASEFIINHLTSNSTFQLYKELKCLEAEQSDAESSRRPGQSRRYIDRNREEGHKRLWKDYFDEHPVFPPQTFRRRFRMRRELFVQIVNEKHGFPGMLGSIDCMHWPWKNCPVAWQGQYTRGDQGCPTSMLEAVASQDLWIWHAYFGVAGSNNDINVLNQSPLFNDVLQDGIYPEWATMVKSFPHPADPKRIKFKEMQEAARKDVERAFGVLQSRWAIVRGPARSWQLKNIKDIMYTCIILHNMIVENEGNAISNWSDDVDPPIRVNRGPVEEVQYQIQRNSELRDNAVHHALRHDLMEHIWERFINM
- the LOC111919209 gene encoding uncharacterized protein LOC111919209 isoform X3 — protein: MSSSSLDDSASEFIINHLTSNSTFQLYKELKCLEAEQSDAESSRRPGQSRRYIDRNREEGHKRLWKDYFDEHPVFPPQTFRRRFRMRRELFVQIVNDGIYPEWATMVKSFPHPADPKRIKFKEMQEAARKDVERAFGVLQSRWAIVRGPARSWQLKNIKDIMYTCIILHNMIVENEGNAISNWSDDVDPPIRVNRGPVEEVQYQIQRNSELRDNAVHHALRHDLMEHIWERFINM
- the LOC111919209 gene encoding uncharacterized protein LOC111919209 isoform X1; this encodes MSSSSLDDSASEFIINHLTSNSTFQLYKELKCLEAEQSDAESSRRPGQSRRYIDRNREEGHKRLWKDYFDEHPVFPPQTFRRRFRMRRELFVQIVNGISNHSIYFQQRKDALGNNGLSPLQKCTAAIRQLAYGTTGDLFDEYIRIGESTSIECLQNFCRCVIEVYSSHYLRKPNANDIQNLLQTHSEKHGFPGMLGSIDCMHWPWKNCPVAWQGQYTRGDQGCPTSMLEAVASQDLWIWHAYFGVAGSNNDINVLNQSPLFNDVLQDGIYPEWATMVKSFPHPADPKRIKFKEMQEAARKDVERAFGVLQSRWAIVRGPARSWQLKNIKDIMYTCIILHNMIVENEGNAISNWSDDVDPPIRVNRGPVEEVQYQIQRNSELRDNAVHHALRHDLMEHIWERFINM